The window GTTTACCACACCAATAACCGAGCGTACGCCAAACAACCCGCTTGCCGGGTTAAGTTTTTTGGGATTAAACAGCGATAAATCAACCGGCTTAAATGACATTTTGGCCAATATTAAAAAAGCCAAATCCGATAGCAACATCAAAGGTATCTTTTTGGACGAAAGCTACATGACATCGGGCCAGGCCACCACCGAAGAAATCCGCAACGCATTAATCGACTTTAAAAAATCGCATAAGTTTGTTATAGCCTACTCAGAAATTTACACCCAGGGTTTTTATTACCTGGCATCAGTTGCCGATAAAGTATACATGAACCCCAAAGGCATTTTTGAGTTTACCGGTTTTAGCCAGCAAGTTACTTTCCTGAAAGGCGCGCTTGATAAACTGGGCATCGAGGTACAAATTATTAAGGTAGGGACTTACAAAAGTGCAGTTGAGCCTTTATTCCTCACCAAAATGAGCGAGCCTAACCGTTTGCAGGTTACCTCCTATTTGGGATCGTTATATGACCATTTTTTAACAGGCATCAGCACAAGCCGCGGTATTAATAAAGATTCGTTGTTTAACTATGCCAACAATGGCCGCGTTCAATTCCCCGAAGATGCAGTGAAACTGAAGCTGATAGACGGCCTGAAATATAAAGACGAACTTTTAGATGAGCTTAGGCAGCGTACAGGCAAAGGCAAAAAAGAAGATATTGCAAGCGTTGACCTTGATGAATATACCAAAAGCAAAACCGACGATAATACTGACGACGATAATTCGTCAAAAAACCGCATAGCTATTGTTTATGCCAGCGGTGATATAACTGGCGGCCAGGGCGATGATAACAGCATCGGATCTGAAAGAATTTCAAAAGCTATCCGTAAAGTACGTTTAGATAATAAAGTAAAGGCTGTTGTATTACGGGTTAACTCGCCTGGTGGCAGCTCATTGGCATCTGACGTGATATGGCGCGAAGTTGCGCTTACCAAAAAAGTAAAACCCATTATTGTTTCTATGGGCGATTACGCCGCATCGGGTGGTTACTACATCAGCTGCGCAGCCGATTCGATATTTGCCGAACCCAATACGATAACCGGGTCGATAGGTATTTTTGCCGTGTTGCCTAACATGCAAAAGCTGTTTAACGATAAGCTGGGCGTAACTTTTGATGGTGTAAAAACCGGTAAATATGCCGACCTGGGCGATGTAAGCCGACCATTAACCCCAGAAGAAAGGGCGATACTGCAAAACAACGTGAACCATGGTTATGACGATTTTACAAAAGCCGTGGCAGCAGGTCGGGGCAAAACACAAGCCTACATCAACAGCATCGGCCAGGGCCGTGTTTGGACCGGCGCGCAGGCTATAAAAATTGGATTGGTTGATCGTTTGGGCAATATTAACGATGCCATTGCTTCGGCTG is drawn from Mucilaginibacter ginsenosidivorax and contains these coding sequences:
- the sppA gene encoding signal peptide peptidase SppA encodes the protein MKQFFKFVFATMLGLVLTTVILVFIIVGIIVAASGEKEVEVEPGSVLHMAFTTPITERTPNNPLAGLSFLGLNSDKSTGLNDILANIKKAKSDSNIKGIFLDESYMTSGQATTEEIRNALIDFKKSHKFVIAYSEIYTQGFYYLASVADKVYMNPKGIFEFTGFSQQVTFLKGALDKLGIEVQIIKVGTYKSAVEPLFLTKMSEPNRLQVTSYLGSLYDHFLTGISTSRGINKDSLFNYANNGRVQFPEDAVKLKLIDGLKYKDELLDELRQRTGKGKKEDIASVDLDEYTKSKTDDNTDDDNSSKNRIAIVYASGDITGGQGDDNSIGSERISKAIRKVRLDNKVKAVVLRVNSPGGSSLASDVIWREVALTKKVKPIIVSMGDYAASGGYYISCAADSIFAEPNTITGSIGIFAVLPNMQKLFNDKLGVTFDGVKTGKYADLGDVSRPLTPEERAILQNNVNHGYDDFTKAVAAGRGKTQAYINSIGQGRVWTGAQAIKIGLVDRLGNINDAIASAAKKAKLKNYNLVSYPEQKSFFKQLDSDVTGQMKTKMLKSELGDNYRVYEQMKGLTQIMRTPQARLPYEIVIK